In Anaerolineae bacterium, the following are encoded in one genomic region:
- a CDS encoding nitroreductase family protein, with protein sequence MLSDLVRRNRTRRRFYQDVPVAEATLRELVDLARLSASGSNRQPLKYYLSWTPEKNALIFPHLRWAGYLTGWGGPAEGERPAAYILILHDTTISDDPGVDHGIAAQTIMLGATERGLGGCIIGSVKGAEVSRALGLPEHYRVLLALALGKPREEVVIEEVGPDGDIRYWRDEQGVHHVPKRRLDDIIVS encoded by the coding sequence ATGTTGTCTGACCTGGTTCGCAGGAATCGCACGCGCCGCCGCTTTTACCAGGATGTGCCGGTGGCAGAGGCGACGCTGCGTGAGCTGGTTGATCTGGCCCGGCTGTCGGCTTCCGGCTCCAATCGCCAGCCGCTCAAGTATTACCTCTCCTGGACGCCGGAGAAAAACGCCCTGATCTTCCCACATCTGCGCTGGGCGGGGTACCTGACTGGCTGGGGCGGCCCGGCGGAAGGCGAACGTCCGGCGGCGTACATCCTGATTCTGCATGACACAACGATCAGCGACGATCCCGGCGTTGATCATGGCATCGCTGCCCAGACCATCATGCTCGGTGCGACGGAGCGCGGGCTGGGTGGCTGTATCATCGGCTCGGTCAAGGGCGCCGAAGTCAGCCGCGCCCTGGGTCTGCCGGAACACTACCGTGTCCTGCTGGCCCTGGCGCTGGGCAAGCCGCGCGAGGAAGTCGTCATCGAGGAAGTCGGGCCGGATGGCGACATCCGCTACTGGCGCGATGAGCAAGGGGTACATCACGTCCCCAAGCGCCGGCTGGACGACATCATCGTCAGCTAA
- a CDS encoding dihydropteroate synthase produces MQTILKGTGREVIISPDHPTVIIGERINPTGRKVFSAELQAGDLSRIPQDAIAQVRAGAAVLDVNVGAAGVDEVRLLPLAVQMVQEVVDVPVCIDSPNPEALAAALKVVQGRALVNSVNGEEERLRAVLPIVAEYGAAVIGLCMDDNGIPTDPEARVAIAEKILQRAETVGIKPQDVIIDPLVLTIGADHRAVLTTLTTASMIRAALGSNLTAGASNASHGMPERELLNTVFLTGLIQAGVNAPICNPLKNALAVRAADLMLGRDEMGMNYIMTFRQHQQQQTGG; encoded by the coding sequence ATGCAAACCATCCTGAAAGGAACCGGGCGGGAAGTCATCATCAGCCCGGATCATCCGACCGTGATCATCGGCGAGCGCATCAACCCGACCGGGCGCAAGGTCTTCAGCGCAGAACTGCAGGCTGGCGACCTGAGCCGCATCCCGCAGGATGCGATAGCTCAGGTGCGGGCCGGGGCCGCTGTGCTGGACGTGAATGTCGGCGCGGCAGGGGTGGACGAAGTCCGGCTGCTGCCGCTGGCCGTACAGATGGTGCAGGAGGTGGTCGATGTGCCGGTGTGCATCGATTCGCCCAACCCGGAAGCCCTGGCCGCCGCTCTGAAGGTGGTTCAAGGGCGGGCGCTGGTCAACTCTGTCAACGGCGAGGAAGAACGCCTGCGGGCCGTGCTGCCGATCGTGGCTGAATATGGCGCAGCCGTGATCGGCCTGTGCATGGACGACAACGGCATCCCGACCGATCCTGAGGCCCGCGTCGCCATCGCGGAGAAAATTCTCCAGCGAGCGGAGACAGTCGGGATCAAGCCGCAGGATGTGATCATCGATCCGCTGGTGCTGACTATTGGCGCTGATCACCGTGCCGTCCTGACCACGCTGACCACCGCCAGTATGATCCGCGCCGCGCTGGGCAGCAACCTGACCGCCGGAGCCAGCAATGCCTCCCACGGCATGCCCGAACGCGAACTGCTCAACACCGTCTTTCTGACCGGCTTGATCCAGGCCGGGGTCAACGCCCCGATCTGCAACCCGCTCAAAAACGCCCTGGCCGTCCGCGCCGCTGACCTGATGCTGGGCCGCGACGAAATGGGCATGAACTACATCATGACTTTCCGCCAGCACCAGCAACAACAGACCGGCGGCTGA
- a CDS encoding ABC transporter permease: MTATQSRQEPGKIITLAEEHRQADNLWLDAIKRLVRNRMAVLGLVIILLLILTAIFAEQLAPKSYEVQVLTDNNAAPQWVIDLFPVMKSIEDGGYVKVSNDYPLGADDLGRDILSRIIYGSRISLAIAFVGPLVSMLLGVPLGLAAGFFGGRVDNIIMRIVDIFYAFPTLLIIILMMAYFRGAFNESSQAGTLGYSLYLADRAMGGMLFIFIGVGLTSWVGLARLTRGEVLSARERDYVLAARSLGATHLSIMFRHVMPNVVGPLIVAETLTIPVYIRYEAFLSFIGLGVNRPTPSWGSMISDGAQTISSYPNQAIFPAVALFLVMFAFNFLGDGLRDALDPRMRGID; the protein is encoded by the coding sequence ATGACCGCTACCCAGAGTCGGCAGGAACCCGGCAAGATCATTACACTGGCTGAAGAGCACAGGCAGGCCGATAACCTGTGGCTGGATGCCATCAAACGCCTGGTCCGCAACCGTATGGCGGTGCTGGGCCTGGTGATCATTCTTCTGCTCATCCTGACGGCGATCTTCGCCGAGCAACTCGCTCCTAAGAGCTACGAAGTCCAGGTACTGACGGACAACAACGCCGCCCCACAGTGGGTCATCGACCTCTTCCCGGTCATGAAGTCGATCGAAGATGGCGGCTATGTCAAGGTCAGCAACGATTATCCCCTTGGTGCGGACGACCTTGGACGGGACATCCTCAGCCGGATCATCTACGGCTCGCGGATTTCCCTGGCCATCGCCTTTGTGGGGCCGCTGGTCTCGATGCTGCTGGGGGTGCCGCTGGGCCTGGCCGCCGGCTTCTTCGGCGGGCGGGTTGACAACATCATCATGCGCATCGTCGACATCTTCTACGCCTTCCCCACCCTGTTGATCATCATCCTGATGATGGCCTACTTCCGGGGCGCCTTCAATGAATCCAGCCAGGCCGGAACGCTGGGCTACAGCCTGTACCTGGCCGACCGGGCGATGGGCGGCATGTTGTTCATCTTCATCGGCGTCGGGTTGACCTCCTGGGTTGGGCTGGCCCGCCTGACGCGTGGCGAAGTGCTCTCCGCCCGCGAGCGCGATTATGTGCTCGCCGCCCGCTCGCTGGGGGCCACCCACTTGTCAATCATGTTCCGCCACGTCATGCCCAATGTCGTTGGGCCGCTGATCGTCGCCGAGACGCTCACCATCCCGGTCTACATCCGCTACGAGGCCTTCCTGAGCTTCATCGGTCTGGGCGTCAACCGGCCTACGCCAAGCTGGGGATCGATGATCTCCGACGGCGCGCAAACGATCAGCAGTTATCCGAACCAGGCCATCTTCCCGGCTGTCGCCCTGTTCCTGGTCATGTTCGCCTTCAACTTCCTGGGCGATGGCCTGCGCGATGCGCTTGATCCGCGCATGCGCGGCATCGACTGA
- a CDS encoding ABC transporter permease → MGRYIVRRLLQMFLVLFVVSLLTFATMRAVPGGPFSTEKNLPPRALAQLEAKYNLDEPLYMQYLHYMGDIAIPRLTENRLPPSVLNDYLINIYIPGIDRTLRWMNFGPSYKSVSQTVNSIIKSTLPVSATLGTGALIVAVFIGIPAGVIAALKRNTRWDYAAMSVAIIGVSVPVIISGPILRYVFGVQLKWLPPTGWGSFEHMIMPAFALGFAESARLARLTRASLLQVLNEDYIRTARAKGLHERIVIGIHALKNAMIPVVTTLGPLFAFLATGSFVAELIFGIPGMGKFFVVSITNRDYPVIMGTTLLLATFVILANLFVDLVYVWLDPRIQYS, encoded by the coding sequence ATGGGAAGATACATTGTCCGACGATTGCTCCAGATGTTCCTGGTCCTGTTCGTGGTGTCGTTGCTAACCTTCGCCACCATGCGTGCTGTACCCGGCGGGCCATTCTCCACGGAAAAGAATCTACCGCCGCGCGCCCTGGCGCAACTGGAAGCCAAATATAACCTGGATGAGCCGCTCTACATGCAGTACCTGCATTACATGGGCGACATCGCCATCCCGCGCCTGACCGAAAACCGGCTGCCGCCTTCGGTGCTCAACGACTACCTGATCAACATCTACATCCCCGGCATCGATAGAACCCTGCGCTGGATGAACTTCGGGCCATCTTACAAATCGGTCAGCCAGACAGTCAATAGCATCATCAAGAGCACCTTGCCTGTTTCAGCCACCCTGGGCACTGGTGCGCTGATCGTCGCTGTCTTCATCGGCATCCCGGCGGGGGTCATCGCCGCGCTCAAGCGCAACACCCGCTGGGACTACGCCGCCATGAGCGTGGCCATCATCGGCGTCTCGGTACCGGTCATCATCTCTGGCCCGATCCTGCGCTACGTCTTCGGCGTGCAGCTCAAGTGGCTACCGCCCACCGGCTGGGGCAGCTTTGAGCACATGATCATGCCCGCCTTTGCCCTGGGCTTTGCTGAATCAGCCCGCCTGGCCCGGCTGACACGAGCCAGCCTGCTCCAGGTGCTCAACGAGGATTACATCCGCACAGCGCGGGCCAAGGGCTTGCATGAGCGGATTGTCATCGGCATTCACGCCCTCAAGAATGCGATGATCCCGGTCGTCACAACCCTGGGGCCGCTCTTCGCCTTCCTGGCCACCGGCAGCTTTGTTGCCGAACTGATCTTCGGCATTCCGGGTATGGGCAAGTTCTTCGTCGTCAGCATCACCAACCGCGACTATCCGGTGATCATGGGCACTACCCTGCTGCTGGCGACGTTTGTCATCCTGGCTAACCTGTTCGTGGACCTGGTCTATGTCTGGCTGGATCCGCGCATTCAGTATTCGTAA
- a CDS encoding peptide ABC transporter substrate-binding protein, whose product MSGKFARFVSLALVVVLVLSFAASTITAQEGKKVLIDANALGASDVPTLDPSLATDTSSIQVLIETNPGLTRTNEITLVTEPGMATWEVSEDGLVYTFSILPEVPWVKYNPETDAVEQVLDADGNPRYVTAEDFAFGIRRSIGGQLGSYYGGIMAGWVLNGKEVYDGTKPVEELGVKALDTYTLEITATQPAAFLSSIFGMWQAYAQPAWVIEEAGDLWTEPEYFQGYGPYTLKDWVHGESVTLIKNPFWPGTDTIPVATIDEVRMLILDQSASLANFEAGTADIAQVPLADLDRIRADATLSEALYIGPSGCTYIYGINTAKPPVDDVRVRRALSMTVNRQALIDNVLKGGQTPAYFFSREDILAAAPKAADYPQYAISEDVDAAKALLQEYLDERGITLEQMEPITLMHNESEGHARIAQAIQQMWTENLGINVTIQTQEWGTYLETIKNETSAPQVFRYGWCLDYTDTHNFLYDVFHSSVRELGISWHDENAQRFDQLVEQAMSETDLQKRTDLYAEAEYLLTNASAAVIPIYFYTNLNMTQPWVTRTYSHFGQQYYEKWDIDLAAKP is encoded by the coding sequence ATGTCAGGAAAGTTCGCTCGTTTTGTCAGCCTCGCCCTCGTCGTGGTGCTGGTGCTGTCGTTCGCGGCCAGCACGATCACGGCCCAGGAAGGCAAGAAGGTCTTGATCGATGCCAACGCGCTGGGTGCTTCCGACGTCCCCACGCTGGACCCCTCGCTGGCAACCGACACCAGCTCGATCCAGGTTCTGATCGAGACTAACCCTGGCCTGACCCGCACCAACGAGATCACGCTGGTGACTGAACCCGGCATGGCTACCTGGGAAGTCTCCGAGGATGGGCTGGTCTACACCTTCAGCATCCTGCCGGAAGTGCCGTGGGTGAAGTACAACCCGGAGACGGACGCGGTGGAGCAGGTTCTTGACGCCGACGGCAACCCCCGCTACGTGACCGCTGAAGACTTCGCCTTTGGCATCCGCCGTTCGATTGGCGGTCAGCTCGGTAGCTACTATGGTGGCATCATGGCTGGCTGGGTGCTCAACGGCAAGGAAGTCTACGATGGCACCAAGCCCGTGGAAGAGCTGGGTGTGAAAGCGCTGGACACCTACACCCTGGAAATCACCGCGACCCAGCCCGCCGCCTTCCTGTCCTCCATCTTCGGCATGTGGCAGGCCTATGCCCAGCCAGCGTGGGTGATCGAGGAAGCTGGCGATCTCTGGACTGAGCCGGAATACTTCCAGGGTTACGGCCCGTACACCCTCAAGGACTGGGTCCATGGGGAAAGCGTCACCCTGATCAAGAACCCCTTCTGGCCTGGCACCGACACCATCCCCGTTGCCACGATTGACGAAGTCCGGATGCTGATCCTGGATCAGAGTGCTTCGCTGGCCAACTTTGAGGCTGGCACGGCTGATATCGCCCAGGTCCCGCTGGCCGATCTCGACCGCATCCGCGCTGATGCAACGCTCTCCGAAGCGCTGTACATCGGCCCCTCCGGCTGCACCTACATCTATGGCATCAACACCGCCAAACCGCCGGTTGATGATGTCCGCGTTCGCCGTGCCCTGTCCATGACCGTCAACCGCCAGGCCCTGATCGACAATGTGCTGAAGGGTGGCCAGACGCCGGCCTACTTCTTCTCGCGTGAAGACATCCTGGCCGCTGCACCCAAGGCTGCTGACTATCCGCAATACGCGATCAGCGAGGATGTTGACGCCGCCAAGGCCCTGCTGCAGGAGTACCTGGATGAACGCGGGATCACCCTGGAGCAGATGGAGCCGATCACCCTCATGCACAATGAGAGCGAAGGCCACGCTCGTATCGCTCAGGCCATCCAGCAGATGTGGACTGAAAACCTGGGTATCAACGTGACCATCCAGACCCAGGAGTGGGGCACCTACCTGGAGACCATCAAGAACGAAACCAGCGCTCCGCAGGTCTTCCGCTATGGCTGGTGCCTGGACTACACCGATACCCACAACTTCCTGTACGACGTTTTCCACAGCTCAGTCCGCGAACTGGGCATCAGCTGGCATGACGAGAATGCCCAGCGCTTTGACCAGCTGGTTGAGCAGGCGATGTCTGAGACTGACCTGCAGAAGCGTACTGACCTCTACGCCGAGGCTGAGTACCTGCTGACCAATGCCAGTGCGGCGGTCATCCCGATCTACTTCTACACCAACCTGAATATGACCCAGCCGTGGGTGACACGCACTTACTCGCATTTCGGCCAGCAGTATTACGAGAAGTGGGATATCGACCTGGCTGCCAAGCCGTAA
- a CDS encoding GAF domain-containing sensor histidine kinase yields MSTSSSALSLLAASTTRGLAGNNRRLILTRWLAGVVVLLATAFTVHGLRLPLPEAPLYLVGGFILAYNAVLAWLTRRAYTPDDVAYGQRIQRLVLWQIGLDWLSMWVFMHLTGGIASPGITFFFIHVVMVTVLLPGQSPYIYAGIAVLGVVLIAMLEGAGILPRYSPLPGVACELCANPMYAVAQILFLAVGLFATAYITASIIQRLRLRERQISALLQTAEDVNATLELGDTLERLAINAALALSVSGASIRLLDSSGETLQMAASYGLSRVYLEKGPVALSASQVDREALTGQAVIVHDPQRDPRVQYPAEMAAEGIQSVLAVPILGRRRPLGVLRVYSREANRFDREDADFITAIAQQGAIAIENALAHDALQRADHERAQFVRTVTHELRAPVTGAQSLVSLLSRNIVGELTPEQRDIVSRLEKRFDLLLALIGDLLAFAASKAVDLKQPLVPVPLTTTLQQVVERLAPQAQHKGLDFSLTLPPEPLTVQATEEGLARIFENLIGNAVKYTPEGGKVLVSAWREGPSVHVSVADTGIGIPAEDIEKLGQEFFRAANAREANITGTGLGMTIVKQLLGTFGGLLSVQSVVGQGSTFTVTLPLAAASDQPSL; encoded by the coding sequence ATGAGCACGTCCTCCAGCGCCCTCAGCCTGCTTGCCGCCTCCACCACGCGGGGATTGGCGGGCAATAACCGCCGCCTGATCCTGACGCGCTGGCTGGCCGGGGTGGTGGTTTTGCTGGCGACGGCCTTTACCGTGCATGGTTTGCGCCTGCCCCTGCCGGAGGCGCCACTATACCTGGTTGGCGGCTTCATCCTGGCCTATAACGCCGTGTTAGCGTGGCTCACCCGCCGGGCCTATACCCCCGATGATGTCGCCTACGGGCAGCGCATCCAGCGCCTTGTCCTGTGGCAGATCGGCCTGGACTGGCTGAGCATGTGGGTCTTCATGCACCTGACAGGCGGGATCGCCAGCCCCGGCATCACGTTTTTCTTCATCCATGTGGTGATGGTGACTGTCCTGCTGCCGGGGCAGTCACCATACATTTATGCTGGAATTGCCGTGCTGGGCGTAGTCCTGATCGCCATGCTGGAAGGGGCCGGTATCCTGCCGCGTTACAGCCCCCTGCCCGGTGTCGCCTGCGAACTATGCGCCAACCCCATGTATGCCGTGGCGCAGATTCTCTTCCTGGCGGTCGGACTCTTCGCCACAGCCTATATCACCGCTTCGATCATCCAGCGTCTCCGCCTGCGCGAGCGCCAGATCAGCGCCCTGCTCCAGACGGCGGAAGATGTCAACGCGACGCTGGAACTGGGCGACACGCTGGAACGGCTGGCCATCAACGCGGCGCTGGCGCTCTCCGTCTCCGGGGCGTCGATCCGCCTGCTGGATTCCAGCGGCGAGACCCTGCAAATGGCCGCCTCTTATGGCCTGAGCCGCGTTTACCTGGAAAAAGGTCCGGTGGCGCTTTCCGCCAGCCAGGTGGATCGCGAGGCGCTCACCGGCCAGGCGGTGATCGTCCACGATCCCCAGCGCGACCCGCGCGTGCAGTACCCGGCGGAGATGGCCGCCGAAGGCATTCAGAGCGTGCTGGCGGTGCCGATCCTGGGGCGGCGGCGACCCCTGGGCGTCCTGCGCGTCTATAGCCGGGAGGCGAACCGCTTCGACCGCGAAGATGCCGACTTCATCACGGCCATCGCCCAGCAGGGCGCGATCGCCATTGAGAACGCCCTGGCCCATGACGCCCTGCAACGCGCCGACCACGAACGCGCCCAGTTCGTGCGCACCGTTACCCATGAGTTGCGTGCCCCGGTCACCGGCGCCCAGAGCCTGGTGAGCCTGCTCTCCCGCAACATTGTCGGGGAACTGACCCCTGAGCAGCGGGATATCGTCAGCCGTCTGGAGAAGCGGTTTGACCTGCTGCTGGCCCTGATCGGTGACCTGTTAGCCTTCGCCGCCAGCAAGGCCGTCGACCTCAAGCAGCCCCTCGTCCCCGTCCCGCTGACCACCACGTTGCAGCAGGTTGTCGAGCGCCTGGCGCCCCAGGCGCAACACAAGGGTCTTGACTTCAGCCTGACCCTGCCACCGGAACCGTTGACCGTCCAGGCCACCGAGGAAGGGTTGGCCCGTATCTTCGAAAACCTGATCGGTAATGCGGTCAAGTACACACCGGAGGGCGGCAAAGTGCTGGTCAGCGCCTGGCGGGAAGGGCCAAGCGTCCACGTCAGCGTAGCCGACACCGGCATCGGCATCCCCGCTGAAGATATCGAGAAGCTCGGCCAGGAATTCTTCCGTGCCGCCAACGCCAGAGAGGCCAACATCACCGGCACCGGCCTGGGCATGACGATCGTCAAGCAACTGCTGGGCACGTTCGGCGGCCTGCTGAGTGTGCAGAGCGTGGTCGGGCAGGGCAGCACCTTCACTGTCACCCTGCCGCTGGCCGCCGCGAGCGATCAGCCATCCTTATAG